Proteins found in one Buchnera aphidicola str. G002 (Myzus persicae) genomic segment:
- the sirB1 gene encoding invasion regulator SirB1, which translates to MKSLSNIDFSKLSLFESIITASQIIREDFPTNSVLSELNNRIQEAESYISSEYEPNRQLEKLLELFYIHWNFGGASGVYKLSDALWIDNVLKTRQGTAVSLGIVLLHIAQELKLPLNPVVFPTQLILRADWINKKKWLINPFNGDILDKHTLEVWLKGNISPTAELYENDLYKAESITVIRKMLDILKSALMEEKKMELALNVTNLLLQIDPNNPYEIRDRGLIYAQLECNHVALTDLIYFVEHCPEDPISEIIKIQIHSIEQKKVILH; encoded by the coding sequence ATGAAATCTCTTTCTAATATTGATTTTTCTAAATTATCACTTTTTGAATCTATTATTACGGCTTCTCAAATAATTCGAGAAGATTTCCCTACAAATTCTGTTTTATCTGAATTAAATAATAGAATACAAGAAGCTGAATCTTATATATCATCTGAATATGAGCCAAATCGACAATTAGAGAAATTGTTGGAATTATTTTATATTCATTGGAATTTTGGTGGTGCCAGTGGAGTTTATAAACTTTCAGATGCGCTATGGATTGATAATGTCCTAAAAACGCGTCAAGGTACTGCAGTATCTTTAGGTATTGTGTTATTACATATTGCTCAAGAATTAAAATTGCCTTTAAATCCTGTTGTATTTCCAACACAACTAATTTTAAGAGCTGATTGGATTAATAAAAAAAAATGGCTAATAAATCCCTTTAATGGAGATATTTTAGACAAACATACACTAGAAGTATGGTTAAAAGGTAATATTAGCCCAACAGCAGAATTGTATGAAAATGATTTATATAAAGCTGAGTCTATTACTGTTATTCGTAAGATGCTAGATATACTGAAATCTGCATTAATGGAAGAAAAAAAAATGGAATTAGCATTAAATGTTACAAATTTATTATTGCAAATTGATCCTAATAATCCATATGAAATTCGTGATAGAGGTTTAATATATGCACAATTAGAATGTAATCATGTTGCTTTAACAGATTTAATTTATTTTGTAGAACATTGTCCCGAGGATCCTATTAGTGAAATTATTAAAATACAAATTCATTCTATTGAACAGAAAAAAGTTATATTACATTAA